ATTGCCAATCACAATGATTTGAAAAGTTCAAAGAGATTAAGGATTCTTTTTTACagattttattattcattttgtCCTTTCTCTCTGTAAATAAGGGCCTTTCATTGtattatattataattataaattatgttTAAGTGCATTTGTTACCAATCACGCAAAAAGGGGGCTTATCCAACTTTCAGGCTATGGCTATattgtaaaaaattataggAATGTGAGTGAAATTTCCTCTCACGCCGTGAAAACATCGTAATGTCTGGGAAAATATTTCACGAACTTCTTCGGTTTTAGAATTCgaatatttgtaaaagaatcTCCATGGCAGTTGGATCTTTAGcagaaattcaaaagaatgagCTCAGTAAAACCATAACAGAAATCAAAACGTCACGCGCTGTCTGAAGTAAAAATTAGATAATCAGTTTATGGGATCGATAAAAAATTACATCCGCTCCCAGACATAAGAAACAGACACGTTTGGCACCACGGAGTCTGGCTATGTTAACGTAGCCAAAAAACATTCTCTTCGCGAATAGTTTATTCGcttgaggatacctaaacttcgagccaggattcgagctaggatccgagccaggatctgAGCTAgaatccgagccaggatccgagctaagatccgagccaggatccgagctaggatcctagcCAGGATTCTAGCTACAATTATCTTTTCCCGCTATTTTGAACATGACATGTCACATaaccaggtttccttgtttgtgtttctgcttctgtaaggtaaggtaaggtaaagtaaATTTATTTCGCCAGGGTGGCCCATTCAGCAACGAGGCTGGTATTGAGAGGGGCCCTGGACTAAAAATATAATTCACGTCACAAGTCATGTGGAGTAACTCGTAGGAACCGATTTTCTTTTGATAGCACCCaagtttatgtatttattcAAGTCGACACTTGCCTTTTATGCCCGTTGTTCGTCCCAAGATCGGGATAGAGGTATCTGCATTTATGTTCTGAACCTCTAaacactctttgtttatgcTTATCGATTTTAGAACGAAGTAGAATATCGGGCAAGATACTTCGAGTAAGTAAAATGCAAGTTCCTGATGGAATATTTTCGTTAACTTCCTGTAGGGATAGCTGGGGCGTATATGAACTCCCTTGCAGGGTAGGTGAGGTAAGTGGCCCctttgaaaatactaagaaattgcttcctgctCACTCCCCATCGATTTCTTTGGTCCTTCGCATATTATAGGGAGTAGGggagaggattttttaatagcaacatcgaaaataaagatggcgtcttgtatcgtggttttctttttcttctgagGTTATTGCTACTACCTGCTGTGAGCCAGCTCTGAAAGGAGATTCGAATTCACTTTCGTGTGAAACATAGAAAAGCATTTAATTGCCTTTCTGCTGCAAAACTGCAACACTAAACAGCAAACAAAAGGGCCATCGACTTAAACAACAGCGATTTGCAAAGGCTCACCTCTACTTGCCTCCATCTTGATAGAAAGAAGAACCaaatcacgtgatcaaaatggcgggaaaaactAAAGGCGCAAACAGTCTGGGCGCACAAAGGgaggatcctagctcggatcgtatctcggatcctggctcggatcctagctcggatcctggctcggatcttggctttatacttagtttatctCTATTCGCTTTCTATTGGAAAAGATTAGGTTATGGCGAAATTGCGACATAATGCACAGCACGGCAAGAAAAATGCACCAAAAGCGGTAAGTCACCGATAATTACAAACATCAATACGGCGTGAAAATCGAAATTCATGCACCGTGAccgtgaaaaaaattcaaggttttcagtgaaatacataagccccctttttgcGTGAAAGGGTCACATTTGATCATATCCACATGTTAATTTGCACCTAAAAAGCAATGTAAAATATtagttattattaataatagcTACTACCAAGGCTTGTTGTCTCCACATCAAACATCATGTGAAGATAGCTGTCCACTTCATGAAGGTATTCCAGTTTTGGGACAACAGTAGCTGGAGGTATCTCTTTCTCATCAGCGCAATGCCACATTGCTATTCCACTTTCATATGTTGGCCCTTCCCTAATCTGGCTCACTGACTGCCTGTTGCTCCTCTCTTCCTTTAATTCTAATCTCCTTCTCTTAACTTCCCGCTGTTCCTcccttctctttcttttttctgccTTTCTGTCTAGTTTACTACCTCTAATTATGGCTGCTCTGCCAGGTGACAAACCGTTCTCTTTGTTTACCTGTGGTGTATTTTGGTATCATTAACATTCTGTATGCCTTGTAAGTTGTACAGTATTTCAAGAAGAATATGAATATAAGGTAATACATGGCATTTTGAAGATTGGAATTTTATTCTGTGGCAAAACAATGCATGAGTATGTTGTTTTTTTAGCTTGAAATAATTTAATTCACATCTTGAAGCTGCCAAGGGCATCATAAcacaattttttattattttctgtcTATTATATAGACACAACCGTGTAGGTGATGAAACAAATGTGCATGGGATACATTGATATCATCCATATCCTCAGTACCATTGACTTTGGCCATACCACTCAGGTCTTGGATGTAATGTGGTATGAATTGTACGAGTGGTCTATTCCACCAAAAACACTTGTGTCTGTATGTTGAACAGCAATATTACATAACTGACGCCCGATCTCACCCCGAAGAACTGTTAACTGCCTGAGACTACGGTGATGTGTGGTATATAAATATAACATTATTAACTGTTGCAAAGCTTTATTAAAAAGTAAATAAGCTTTATTCAAAAGTAAATGCCATATTGATCACAAGTATAGTAAATAAGTTACTTTGCTGCCCATAAAGAGTTggccaaaatgtttttctttttcctttaagTGGTTTTGGGAGTCACATGTAAAGAGGAATGAAAACTTACCAATGGAATGTAATTGTGGCCCACATTTTTTTGGCAGGTGGCTGCTTTCACACGAAAATCAAGACTTTCTGAACCACTGTAATGCCTGGCTTTTGGTGCCTTACTTGCTACAGTATTGTTGAAAGACTCATTTGCCAATGTACTGCCACAGGGGGCCAGCTTCTCTGCATTCTTCGCAAATGACGAAAAGATAACTGTGAGATCTCCTTTTAACGCCTCGCCCTTTAAGTCTAAACCTTTTGGTAGAGACTTGTGTTTATAGGAGTCTGGGTCGGTGAGGAATTGACACCATGATCCACAGGATTCATGTTCTCCAAAGGCATGTGGAATGATGCTCTCTATTGCCATACGGATTTCTTCTGGCTTGCCTTTGTTTTGACAGAGGGCGTACGCGAAGCATTTCTGAAGGTACTTTATTACAGTAGTAGTAAGTGCTTTGTGCTGTTTTTGAAGGTTGTAAAGCCTTGATCCTAAACTTTTCTTTGAATGATTTATGTCACTCCACTTCTCAACAGTATGTGAAAAATTCTGACGCACATTAGCCATTGTGGTGGTATCGTCATCTCCAATCAAAGTGGTGACTGCAAAATTGTCATCTTTTA
The Montipora capricornis isolate CH-2021 chromosome 10, ASM3666992v2, whole genome shotgun sequence genome window above contains:
- the LOC138019414 gene encoding uncharacterized protein isoform X1, with protein sequence MAWQRRSNGRTYNSLSGHGSLIGKETGKIIGVGTRITACRVCDTAASSQKEPKKHDCRVNWGGSSKGMEPNLAVEMLNTVKDDNFAVTTLIGDDDTTTMANVRQNFSHTVEKWSDINHSKKSLGSRLYNLQKQHKALTTTVIKYLQKCFAYALCQNKGKPEEIRMAIESIIPHAFGEHESCGSWCQFLTDPDSYKHKSLPKGLDLKGEALKGDLTVIFSSFAKNAEKLAPCGSTLANESFNNTVASKAPKARHYSGSESLDFRVKAATCQKNVGHNYIPLVSFHSSLHVTPKTT
- the LOC138019414 gene encoding uncharacterized protein isoform X2, which codes for MAWQRRSNGRTYNSLSGHGSLIGKETGKIIGVGTRITACRVCDTAASSQKEPKKHDCRVNWGGSSKGMEPNLAVEMLNTVKDDNFAVTTLIGDDDTTTMANVRQNFSHTVEKWSDINHSKKSLGSRLYNLQKQHKALTTTVIKYLQKCFAYALCQNKGKPEEIRMAIESIIPHAFGEHESCGSWCQFLTDPDSYKHKSLPKGLDLKGEALKGDLTVIFSSFAKNAEKLAPCGSTLANESFNNTVASKAPKARHYSGSESLDFRVKAATCQKNVGHNYIPLLLMQT